CCTCCCCCGTGCTGCGAGGGAGACGGGTCTAGGAGAAGCCTGACCCTCTCCCGCCGGCCCGCCACGCGGTGCGGAATTCCTCCCGCTGCGTCTGGGGACCCGGGAGGCCAAGGACACCACAGACCGCAGCGGAGGGTCCCAGACGGGGCTTTCAACGCGCCGGCGGACCCGGGTGGTAGCTTCTGGGCTCAAGCGCTCAGGGGGGACGGATCTCCTGGCCCTGACCGCGCGAGCTACAGCAACTGGAGGGGCGGGAGGGAGAAGGGCAGCCTGAATAGATTGCTGCATGAAATCCACCCCATGTACCTGCACCGCGTCCCTCACCGCCGCCAGCAACTCATCCAAGGAGGCCATGTCGCCCAAATTCCACTCAGAAAGGCTGCAACTGACCCAAAGCTCCACCTCCCCTTCTTTTAACTTCCCGCCGTAAAACCAACTCCTCCCCACCTTACTCCAACCCAGCCCCCAACATACCCAGCAATTTAACCCTCTCCTAGCCTgcggtcttccccctaagtcagcTCGCCCTGCGCTATGGCTGCGCCCCCGCTCCGTTGCTTTCAATTTCAATGAACAGTATAAATTACCTATTTTTCATGCTGCGGTGCTGTAGTATTTGCAAGTACTTGTCCCCATCAATAACAGATGAACAGGGTTACCAGATCCAGAAGATCAGTATGTCTTAATACATTATGTCAAAAGGCGAATCCTACATCAATCACATCTTtctttcacacaaaaaaatagaagaaaagacTCAGACACAATAAAGAGTGTTAAAAATATGAAGTTTATTATACATATGTGTATATTTTATAAGTGGTGGTCTCCTCCCATTACTCACGAAGAGCGTACAGCAACACTCAGGACAGGCaaaaccccctgtggaggaaacctgTGGGAAGCCATGGCTGCTGTACTGCCCTTCCTCCAGGCATACTAAGGGAGGTTACCACTGTAACATAtgtgttagggcttgttcacacgaccattgGTGTCCCGTGCTGTGAACCATAAATTGcgatccgcaatgcatgggcacctgcCGTGGGgaaggcgcatggggatcgcagatacattcacttgaatgggtccgcgatcccttcgttccgcaaaaagatagagcacattctatctttttgtggtgcagaggcaagGAACGGacccccagaaagcactccgtagtacttccgtagtgttctgttacatgcttccgttccgcatctccggatttgcggacccattgaaatgaatgggtctgcatccatgatccatgaatgacaacggaacggtgcccgtgtattgcggatctgcaaatgcgggaatgggacaccaacggtcgtgtgaacgagcccttagtgtGAGTGTaataattgtatgtgtgtggtgaTTGTGGATATGGTGACTGTGAGGTGTAGTGATCATGTGTCAAAAATGATTTTGTGTGTTGTTACTGTGTTGTGATTGGGTGTGTAGTAACACTGAGTATTGACGGTATATGTGTGTTGTGATTGAGCACAGTGATCAGGTGTGTGCATTATGTGCTTTCTGGTTGCCAGGGGCGACGTGTAGTTATGGCAGCTTGTATGTGTACTGTTCTCTGTTGATGAATGCTCACCTCCCTGTTTGGTTCTTGTGGGGTTAATGGTCTGGTCTGGTCTGGTCTGGGTATGGTTACTAGGTGGTCAGATGATCTCATTTACCAGCCTTATAATCCTGTTAGCTGTGAGCCTTGAGGTCACTGTCTCCAGCTTTGCTGGGTGCAGGATCTATGCACCTGACCTGGAATATTCCAGCTGCCCTGTCTGTGTGGTCACCTAGTGAGTCATCAATGTCACCTTGTCCATTTCTGTGGCCTGTTtgggcagctctgcctgtgactgcCATGCATCCGTTCTGCATGGGGTCCAAGGATCTGCTTGTCTGCCCCTTTTGGGCAGCTCTGTCTGTGACTGCCATGTATCTGTTCCACATGGGAACCAGGCATCTGTTTGTCTCATGTCTAGCAGCTCTGTCTGTGGCCACCATGCATCcattctgcatggggtccaggcatctgcttatcTGCCTGATTTGTCTAGCAGCTCTGTCTGTGGCCACCATGTGTCATTCCACATGGgatccaggcatctgcttgtctatctgtctgtgcagctctgcctATGACCGCTATGCATCTGTTCCACATAGGGTCAAGGTATCTATTTGTCTCATGTCTagcagctctgtctgtgaccgCCATGCATCCATTCTGCATGgtgtccaggcatctgcttatcTGCCGGTTTGTGAAGCTCTGCCTGTGACAACCACGCTTCTGTTACACATGTGATCTCGGCATCTGTTTGTCTGCCTGTCTAAGCAGCACTGCCTGTGATCGCCATGCATTCATTCTGCattgggtccaggcatctgcctgTCTACCATTTTttgcagctctgtctgtgaccgCCATGTGTCGTTTCACATAGGATCGAGGCATCTGCTTCTCTGCCTGTTTGTGTAGCTCTACCTGTTACCACCATGCAGCCTTTCTACATGGGaaccaggcatctgcttgtctgcctATGACCCACACATCAGTTCCGCACGGGGTCCAACCATTGGTTTCTTTCATGTCTAGCAGCTCTGCCTGTTACCACCATGCATCTGTTCCACGTGGGATCTaggcatctgcttgtctgcctgtCTAGGCATCTCTGCCTCTGACTACCATGCAGCCGTTCAGCTGCTTGTCTGCCTGTCTAGGCATCTCTGCCTCTGACCACCATGCAGCCGTTCAGCTGCTTGTCTGCCTGTCTAGGCAGCTCTGCCTGTGATCGCCATGCatccgcatggggtccaggcatctgcctgTCTGCCAGCTTTTGCATCTCTGTCTGTGACCACCATGTGTTGTTTTGCACGGAGGTCCAGACATCAGCCTGTCTGAGCAGGTCTGTCTGTGACTGCCATGTGTcattccgcatggggtccaggcatctgcttctctACGTGTCTGGGGAGCTCTACCTATGATTGCCAGGGATCTGTTCCGCATGAGATCTAGGTATGTGCTTATCTTCCTATTTGTGCAGCTCCGCCTATGACCACCATGCAGCCATTCCACATGGgatccaggcatctgcttgtctggGCAACTCTGCCTGTGACCCTTGCATCTGTTCTTAATGGGGTCTAGCATCTGTTTGTCTTATGTCttgcagctctgtctgtgaccgccatgcatccattccgcatggggtccaggcatctctCTTGTTTTTTGGTTCCCATTTTGTCCAGTCTGAACAGTGTCCTGAGTTTGTTCAGGTTACTGTTTGTGTGCCTGCTTTCCAGTTCGTCCCGTGTCTGTCTGGACCGCTGGTGCTTGCACTAACGTTTGTCTCTGCAGGTAAGTAGCCAAGTGCATCAGGACCATCCTGGAGGTGCCACCAGTGAGCTCTCCGCTAAGgtcatccccaccatcagggactCTGTGAAGAATGGTGCTCACTAAGTTTCTGTCCTCTGGGTTTGACCCCAAGTCAAACCGGTGCACTTGGTACAGTGGTATTACCTGCCACTGGTCCCTTACTTGCTGGTCCAGTTTCCTGCCATGTCTTATCTCTGTGAATAAAATATTTGTTTTGGTCTTTGCAATGTTGTCTTATTGCTTGTCTTGTGTTGTTTACCTGAGATGTTCTAGGAGTCGGTAAgacataaagtatatattttatcCAGGTCTTCATCTGTCCTGTCTTGATTCTTCTCCTTGGAGGTCCAGTGGCCATGTTTCCCATCCTGGCATCTAAGGAATACATGGAAATCATAGTACAAAACATTATAAACATTTTATTATGGAAAGAAGCAAACTGTACCAGTGTCATCAAGCAAATCTATACAGACTAAATCATCACTTAGGGATAGGTTTGGCATCTAAGAATTAGACACAGAATCTTACTTGAAGCCCCTTTGCCACACCAACGTTACACTTACCAGAGATGTTTGTGAGTCTGCTGTTCTGTGTTCCTCCTATGTATCTGCCTGGCAATGGATGTTCTATTCCTCCTGGCATGGATGGAGAATGGTGTTACACAGAGAGCAGGGTGCAGGGGTGATCCATGTACCTGTGATGGTGAAGTCTGCATTATCCCTCCTGCATTGGCGTATAGCCCAGCTGTGATGGACTTTCCTCTCTCTCTTCCATGTGCAATGGTCAGGGTCTTGTGCCATGATCTAGAATTATACATCATATAAATTATTATAATCACCACTAACTTTTAATCACAACTTACAGCTTTTATGTAACTAACCAGATCACAGGTTTCCCGTTCCACCCAAGCTCTGAATCCCATCCGGATAAGCATCTGATCGCGTAGATGATGAAGCTgcttcttctggatcatccacaTCAATCCGAGGGCCCAGGGGTAGATCTCACGTCTAAAGAACTCTTCCTCTTCAAACTGGTTGGCCAAAAATCTGGAAGTACGAATACATACTGATATCACTTGTGGTAATATtacaaaaattataatttattgtgtttttatgaaatattaaatatattaaaacatattggTACAGGATAAAAGAAACTCACAGACTTGGGAAGAAGTAAGTCCTGTATTCCTCAGTACGCAGGTTTGCTCTTCTAAAGTACGTGAGGACCATGGCCAGGAGATACTAGAGGGATGGGAAGCAGAGTTAGAGGCTGGTAGTAGATTTCCTATGTAAATACATTCtattatacagtacatatatcagAGTTCAGTATATTCTCGTTCAAAATCCTACTGTATCATACAAAGGGTTAGAAGCTCATGGTGCAGCATCTGTTAATGACTATTAGGCgcctttcagatgagcgagtgtCACACTGTGGACTTGCAGCGCAactcccgtcctgaacttccagcactgcgaGGGTCACATAGCAGTATattaatttatgatgctatggataacactgacagcattatgtcagtgttatttaatacattccagaaccgtAAGAGTTACattgcatcataaatcaatataatgctatatgaCCCTGGGagttcaggacgggtgctgtGCTGCGAGTCTGCAGCGTGACCCTCGCTCTACTGAAAGGGGCTTTATACCACTAGGCCATGAAGTGCAGTATATCTCGAGTCTGTCTTCTGAAATCTGGAAGATTTTCTGTCCCTCGGTTTAATAATACCTTGTCCGAGATCTTAAGGCAGCTGTCCCTGGCTAGAAAGTACTGGATGTGCTCGTCTTCTATAATAGAAATGGGATAATATTATTACGTAATTGATACTTTTCTCAAATCACTAGATTACATTCATATACCATAGAGAAACACGCTGTTACACCTCAGTGAGACATCTTATTGCAATAAGCAGTAGAGCAGGGGAGGGACAGGTCCTGCATCCTGACGAAGGATGGGGCACATTTACAGAAGCTATATGGCAGTAGTAAAGCTGAAATCTAATCCAGGCTGTAGACTTCAGTTTGTGGACAGCACAAGATGTGACAGCTTATCCAGGGGCCTGTGCCTCTGAGTAAATTTGCCACCTCTTACTCCCATCGTCCTCCACCTCTTACGTCCCAACGTTAATCTTTAGTAAATGTGTCCCGCTATGTCTGGCTTAATCCTACCAAGGAGTGTGAAGAAAGCAGCCCGTTCTTCTGGCTGCGGGATGTCATCGTCCATCTTCTTCCTCTTCCTGGATTCTTCTGGTGAACTGTGATAGAAGAAATACAGTCCATATTACATTATGagccctcatgcacatggctgcatTATGCACTAGTTCTGAGTTTCTAGGAGTTGTGATGTCAGATGTCTGTGGGCCTATGCTGTTCCTTGCTGTGTGTCTAGTTTATACCAGTATGACATACTTtccatggaggcagaccatggcactgttatggaggcatggTGAGGGTGTCTGGTGCTGACCTCTAGCTTCATGACATAATAGTATGGCAGCACTAGAGGGACCTCAGTGCACATAACGTTATACATTTCtattcactgagctccccctagtggtggctgcaagtgAAAGTTTTACCATCTACTATATGAAAGGAAGCAGGAGACAAAGAGATGTAGAGGGCAGATTTATAATATATTCATGCTAGACATTGAGAAATATAATGTTTCATAATGAGTGCCATGTGCCAGCTCCACATTTTCTGATGTACAGTTCAGGTGAATTGGGTGAGGcagagcactttttttttttttaattcctcttCTTTTCTGCTGATAAAGGCCGATCCACTTACAGTTCTGTCTTCCTCTTCCTTGTGGTTGCTTCTCCTGTTCTTTTTGGGAAGCTTAAAgagaaggggaaaaaataaataaatatatatatatttggagtGTGATTTTTGTTCTGATGAATTCCTTATAGAGAATGTCCACCATGCCTAAATATAACAGTCACACTTAGTCccaaaaagcttaaaggggtattccaggattataacattgatgacctgtcctcagactAGGCTACCAATATCTGACTATCTGATCAGTAGTGGACCAACAGCCTAcagccctactgatcagctgagtAACATCTCTGGACACATTGATATAAGATAAGACACACAATGTACATGGTGTGGAGATCTGGACTTTTCTATGGCAGAAAACTGACTTCCCCTTGATACATTCCCCAACGTGTCTTCCTATATATCCTGTCTCTCTCTATAGTAAATGATCCATTACAATATATTTCATATTACCACTGAGATAAACAATGGGGGGATTTATGAAAAGGTGCACAGTTATAAGGAATTTGGTGCAAGTGCGATATGGTCTATTACAGTAGGCCTGGGGTGTGTCTGCCGTGGAGTTGCGACATTTTTgcaactttaggctactttcacactagcgttcataggtccgtttgaaggagctcacgagcggacccgaacgcctccgtccagccctgatgcagtctgaatggagcggatccgcacagactgcatcagtcttgcggcgttcagcctccgctccgctcgcctccgcacggacaggcggacagctgaacgctgcttgcagcgttcagctgtccgcctggccgtgcggaggcgagcggatccgttcagacttacaatgtaagtcaatgggaacggatccgcttgaagatgtcaccatatggctcaatccgtcccccattgactttacattgaaagtctgaacggatccgctcaggctactttcacacttagaattttttctaagttattaatgcagacggatccgtactgaacggagcctccgtctgcattaatatgatcggatccgttcagaacggatccgatcgaacgctagtgtgaaagtagcctcactgaTTGTCACAGAACATAAATGAGACTGAAAAAGTGATCTAATCTGGAAATTTACCCTTAATCCCAGCCCACCGTAGAAAGTGGagcagggcggtgcaggaggcCAAAAGTAGCTAAATTCTGTGCAACAATCAAAAACTTCAAGCGCTTGTGTCATTTAATGTCAGTTTCTGGCGTACCAGAATTCATAAATGTCTCCCTATGGGCTTACCTGTAGGTATACTCTACAAATATTCTATACCGTGTAATAATGACCGCACACATATATatcatggggtcatttatcaaactggtgcaaagtagaactggcttagttgcacatagcaaccaatcacattccagctttcatttttcacagctcctttggaaaattaaaagtgaaatctgattggttgctatgggcaactaagccagttctactttacaccagtttgataaatgacccccatatgtCTTTAATTTACTAAAAATCATTTTAGACCCAGGATCCACCATATTTATCCATAGACAACCTTTTTGGTCCATATTTAACCAGTCACCCAAGTTTGGTCATATTTATCCATACTTATCATAGATTCTCCATATTAATCAATATCATCACCCCGGTTTCTCCATATTTATACACAATAACCTCAGTCGCTCCATATTGGATACTTTATTAATAAAATCCAGTAAATGTTGGTTTCCTTATGATACAGATCCCCGATGGTCAGTTTGTGGGATGACATAAGTCAGCAATGCCATTGATCAGATGACGGTTTTTACCTCTG
This is a stretch of genomic DNA from Bufo gargarizans isolate SCDJY-AF-19 chromosome 3, ASM1485885v1, whole genome shotgun sequence. It encodes these proteins:
- the LOC122931718 gene encoding speedy protein 1-B-like, encoding MDDDIPQPEERAAFFTLLEDEHIQYFLARDSCLKISDKYLLAMVLTYFRRANLRTEEYRTYFFPSLFLANQFEEEEFFRREIYPWALGLMWMIQKKQLHHLRDQMLIRMGFRAWVERETCDLIMAQDPDHCTWKRERKVHHSWAIRQCRRDNADFTITDARMGNMATGPPRRRIKTGQMKTWIKYILYVLPTPRTSQKDVIDVGFAF